A single genomic interval of Lathyrus oleraceus cultivar Zhongwan6 chromosome 7, CAAS_Psat_ZW6_1.0, whole genome shotgun sequence harbors:
- the LOC127100689 gene encoding V-type proton ATPase subunit E2, translated as MKDADVSKQIQQMIRFIRQEAEEKANEISVAAEEEFNIEKLQLLEAEKRKIRQEYERKAKQIDVRRKIEYSMQLNASRIKVLQAQDEVVNSMKDAAKKGLLRLSSDKKVYKKLIKEIIVQGLLRMREQSLLLRCRETDYKLVESLLEEAKKEYSEKANVQPPTIALDDRVYLPPHPKNSGVDSHEAFCSGGVVLASQDGKIVLENTLDARLDVIFRQKLPEIRKRLLA; from the exons ATGAAGGATGCAGATGTATCAAAGCAGATCCAGCAGATGATTAGGTTCATCCGCCAAGAAGCTGAAGAAAAAGCTAATGAAATATCCGTTGCTGCAGAAGAG GAATTCAATATTGAGAAACTACAACTACTTGAAGCTGAAAAGAGGAAGATCAGACAAGAATACGAGCGAAAAGCCAAACAGATCGATGTTCGTAGAAAGAT TGAATACTCAATGCAGTTGAATGCATCTCGTATAAAAGTACTCCAAGCACAAGATGAGGTTGTAAATTCTATGAAAGATGCTGCTAAAAAAGGACTTTTACGCCTCTCAAGTGATAAGAAAGTAtataagaaactcatcaaagaaaTTATTGTTCAG GGTTTACTACGCATGAGAGAACAATCTCTGCTACTACGATGTCGAGAAACTGATTATAAACTAGTCGAGTCACTGCTAGAGGAAGCTAAAAAGGAATACTCAGAGAAAGCTAACGTGCAACCTCCTACGATTGCTCTTGATGATCGTGTTTACCTTCCACCACACCCGAAAAATAGTGGTGTGGATTCGCATGAAGCTTTTTG TTCTGGAGGAGTTGTTTTGGCCTCTCAGGATGGAAAGATCGTGTTGGAGAATACTCTTGATGCGCGACTTGATGTCATTTTTAGACAGAAGTTACCTGAG ATACGAAAGCGTTTGTTAGCTTGA